GGCGCTATAGCATAATTTGATTCTATAATTCTATTATAACCTTCGCGCGCAAATCTTAAGGTGTATGTTCCGCCGTTCAATAAAAAGCCATATTTGCCTTGCGCGTCAGTTACAGCTTCTAGTCCTGCGCCTTCAATTCTAACCTTAGTCCAAGGTAAAACCGCGCCGGCCGTATTTTTTACAGTTCCGGACAATAAAGCTTTTTTGTCCAGCTGATAATTAAAATAAGTCGTGTCTTCACTGTTTTTATTATAATTTAAGGTTTGGCTAATCGGGCGGTAACCCGGATAAGTTATATTAAGCGCGTAGCTGGCCGAGCCCGGACGATTTTCAAAAACCACGCTGCCATTAGTTATGGTTTTCGTCTCGCTGTTATTTAATTTTACCGTGGCTCCGTTTATAGGCTGGCCGTCTTCATCGCTGACATTAATAAATAAACAAGGGCAGGACAGTTGCGCCGGTTTTTCTCTAATTGAAATTAAATAGTTTAATATATTATTAGCTTCATTGGTTTCCGGTATGACATTTGTATAATCAAGTTTGGCGACTAAACCGACGATTGAACCTACCGGCACCGTGGTGGGAATTTTTCCAAATAAAGAAAAATCTTTAAACCAATTTTTAGCAATCGGACCAACGTTTTCCTCGCCAATTTTTATTAAGTTATCCGGATTACTGGGCAAGTAGTAAAACAGCCCGACTTTTACATTCGGTATCACCGCTACATTATTATTGCGCACGCGCAAATTCATCATGGTATTTAAACCCGTGTAAGTGAATCTTGGTTTATAATTTATGTCTTGCTGACTTAATATTAAATCCGGCGCGGTTAAATTTAAAAGATATATTTTTTCATTGTTAAGCTCATTGGTTTCAATAACCGTGCTATCCGGATCAGCTGCCGCCCTGATTGGATAGTCGGCTCCCGGAATATTATTCGGTACGGTCCAGGAAAAAGATTTTGCTGAAACTGAATTTTTATTGATACTGGGAATATTAATGGTAAAATTCGGCGTGCCGGTATTATCGCCTAAATAAACGTTAAGCCTGGCGTTAACCGCTTTAGTATCGCCGGTATTTTTTACTTTTACTTGTATGGAAACCTTCTGCCCGGCCTTAGGCTTAGAAACGCTGGTTTTTACTGAATCTATGGTTAAATCAATTTTTGCCCGGCTGACATTAGCGTTCATTTCCGCCGTGTTATTATTCTCGTTGCTTTCAATAATCGTCTTATCCGGGTCAGCCGTTGCCTTAAATATAACCGCTCCGGAAAGATTGAGCGGCAAAGTATATTGATAATTTACAACGCTTTTGCCTTTTTTAGAAATAGAAATGATGTTTTTGCTGTAAACTTCGGCACCGTTAAAATAAAATTTTATTTTAACATTACTCGCCTTAGCCGTACCGCTATTAGCTACCGTGGCTTTAAGCGTAATTTTATCTCCGCCTTTGTAGCTCGCCGGCGTAATTTTTAAATCCGCGGCGCTAACCGATAAATCAACGCTCGCGATGTCGGCAGCCGTGGCCGAAGCGATTAATATTGGGCACAATAGTATCGCCATCACGGCCAAAGAGAAGATTAAAAATTTTTTCATAAAATTTATGTTAATTTTATTTTATGGATTATTGGCTATTTCATGAATCAGCCAAACGCCGCCGGCATTTTTTTCCAATGTTATCCAGCGGAAATTTTTTCCATTTTCCCAGCCCAGTCGCTCGCCTTCCGGCTTTACCTTAACCTCTAATTCTACTTTAAAAGTCTGGCGGGTCGGCGTCCATTCTTCTTTAAACGCTTCTTCCGTTTTATTAATTTTCAAAGATTCTATGGTATTGAAATT
This DNA window, taken from Patescibacteria group bacterium, encodes the following:
- a CDS encoding CARDB domain-containing protein, whose translation is MKKFLIFSLAVMAILLCPILIASATAADIASVDLSVSAADLKITPASYKGGDKITLKATVANSGTAKASNVKIKFYFNGAEVYSKNIISISKKGKSVVNYQYTLPLNLSGAVIFKATADPDKTIIESNENNNTAEMNANVSRAKIDLTIDSVKTSVSKPKAGQKVSIQVKVKNTGDTKAVNARLNVYLGDNTGTPNFTINIPSINKNSVSAKSFSWTVPNNIPGADYPIRAAADPDSTVIETNELNNEKIYLLNLTAPDLILSQQDINYKPRFTYTGLNTMMNLRVRNNNVAVIPNVKVGLFYYLPSNPDNLIKIGEENVGPIAKNWFKDFSLFGKIPTTVPVGSIVGLVAKLDYTNVIPETNEANNILNYLISIREKPAQLSCPCLFINVSDEDGQPINGATVKLNNSETKTITNGSVVFENRPGSASYALNITYPGYRPISQTLNYNKNSEDTTYFNYQLDKKALLSGTVKNTAGAVLPWTKVRIEGAGLEAVTDAQGKYGFLLNGGTYTLRFAREGYNRIIESNYAIAPLSTQALDKTMAPGITAYFSGRVTDDEGNGLASTDIYVNGTMLGTTAADGHFNLNINAGNNKKFTFKKPTFINTEFTETILAGNEYNYDLVMYKPSTANHVERGANIVSWHQHEGTPANSFFIPEYNVDIWWGMGNVKMGMDFNKSDSQTKISKLVINTRGDAWECNKVEGDGAIETSAIDIPITIAAGSCSTKKTQIDVYKVAIESGGQEIWSDEGFWSSAQDPLNSKSKVFTFNNVPVSWDSNFKVKMWVRVQKKGVIGTDGDGSGALSGYHMDKKLITWYPQKPPTTKISTSWRQIGGYFLGILDNPVNAITGFTDMFTVDKFEQYTMEDVLPQNFPGYITY